Proteins co-encoded in one Octopus sinensis linkage group LG6, ASM634580v1, whole genome shotgun sequence genomic window:
- the LOC115212976 gene encoding 60S ribosomal protein L23 produces the protein MSKRGRGGTAGGKFKISLALPVGAVINCADNTGAKNLYVIAVSGIKGRLNRLPAAGCGDMLVATVKKGKPELRKKVMPAVVIRQRKPLRRKDGVFIYFEDNAGVIVNNKGEMKGSAITGPVAKECADLWPRIASNASSIA, from the exons ATGTCGAAGAGAG GACGTGGTGGTACAGCCGGAGGCAAATTCAAAATCTCTCTTGCTCTTCCTGTCGGAGCAGTCATTAACTGCGCTGACAATACCG GAGCAAAGAACCTGTATGTAATAGCTGTAAGTGGAATTAAAGGACGTTTAAATAGATTACCTGCTGCAGGATGTGGGGACATGTTGGTAGCCACAGTAAAGAAAGGCAAACCTGAGTTACGGAAAAAGG TAATGCCAGCGGTGGTGATTCGGCAACGGAAACCTCTACGGAGAAAAGATGGTGTTTTTATATACTTTGAAGACAATGCTGGTGTTATTGTCAACAATAAAGGGGAAATGAAAG gaTCAGCCATCACAGGACCAGTTGCTAAAGAATGTGCAGATTTATGGCCCCGTATTGCTTCAAATGCTAGTTCCATTGCTTAA